The following proteins are encoded in a genomic region of Danio rerio strain Tuebingen ecotype United States chromosome 16, GRCz12tu, whole genome shotgun sequence:
- the mecr gene encoding enoyl-[acyl-carrier-protein] reductase, mitochondrial precursor (The RefSeq protein has 1 substitution compared to this genomic sequence), which yields MKLPSVASLLIRVYRTTGPVSHIQRIRHGAVLNKNYSSVSAVKNCTALLYRNHGEPSQVVQLESLDLPQVGAECVLVKMLAAPINPSDLNMLQGTYAILPELPAVGGNEGVAQVMEVGDKVKTLKVGDWVIPKDAGIGTWRTAAVLKADDLVTLPKDIPVLSAATLGVNPCTAYRMLTDFEEPKAGDTVIQNAANSGVGQAVIQIAAAKGIHTINVIRDRPDLRQLSDRLTAMGATHVITEETLRRPEMKELFKSCPRPKLALNGVGGKSATELLRHLQSGGSLVTYGGMAKQPVTVPVSALIFKDVRVRGFWVTQWKRDNRHDDEALRHMLDELCILIRAGKLSAPICTSVQLQDFRKALENAMKPYVSTKQVFVM from the exons ATGAAACTGCCGTCCGTCGCATCGCTATTAATTCGCGTTTACAGAACAACAGGTCCTGTGTCCCACATTCAGAGGATCAGACATGGAGCTGTCCTCAATAAAAACTATTCCTCTGTGTCTGCAGTCAAAAACTGCACTGCACTCCTGTACAGGAATCACGGGGAGCCCTCACAAGTTGTCCA GTTGGAGTCTCTGGATCTTCCTCAGGTGGGAGCTGAATGTGTCCTGGTGAAAATGCTAGCGGCTCCCATCAACCCTTCCGACTTAAATATGCTTCAAG GCACATATGCCATCCTGCCTGAGCTTCCGGCAGTGGGGGGCAATGAGGGTGTGGCTCAGGTGATGGAGGTGGGAGACAAGGTGAAAACACTGAAAGTGGGCGACTGGGTGATTCCAAAAGATGCTGGCATAG GCACATGGAGAACAGCAGCAGTTTTAAAGGCTGACGATCTGGTGACTTTACCTAAAGACATTCCTGTACTGTCCGCAGCCACTCTGGGGGTCAATCCATGCACCGCTTATAGGATGCTCACAGACTTTGAGGAGCTCAAAGCAG gaGACACAGTGATCCAGAACGCCGCTAACAGTGGTGTTGGACAGGCTGTTATTCAGATCGCTGCTGCTAAAGGCATTCACACCATCAATGTCATCAGAGACAG GCCGGATCTGCGGCAGCTCTCAGACAGACTGACAGCGATGGGCGCCACACACGTCATTACAGAAGAGACTCTGAGACGGCCAGAGATGAAGGAGCTCTTTAAG TCCTGTCCTCGACCTAAACTGGCACTGAATGGAGTTGGAGGAAAAAGTGCCACAGAACTATTACgccatttaca AAGTGGAGGGAGTTTGGTGACCTACGGTGGGATGGCCAAACAACCAGTCACTGTTCCAGTG AGTGCGCTGATCTTTAAAGACGTGAGAGTAAGAGGTTTTTGGGTGACCCAGTGGAAGAGAGACAACAGACACG ATGATGAAGCCTTACGACACATGCTGGATGAACTCTGCATCCTGATCCGCGCTGGGAAACTGTCGGCTCCAATCTGCACCTCAGTACAGCTTCAAGACTTCCGGAAAGCTCTAGAAAACGCCATGAAGCCGTATGTGTCCACCAAACAGGTTTTTGTCAtgtga